The nucleotide sequence TTTATATTTGAAATAATAGTTGATTTTATTCTAGCTTTATTATACACTAGTTGTTATCAGTAGTGCTATCATTTAGAACTACCTGTTTTATGTTCGTTTAGGATAAGCCTTAGAGCGTGATTAAGCATTCTATTTAAGAGTTCTTAATTATGTTCTAAGGATTTTTTTAATAATCTTATTTTTTAATACTTTTCATATAAAAGTTACTGAAAATAATGCAATAAAAATTGACAAGTTTAGTTTTTGATAATAAAATTATATTTATAACATAGAAACAGGAGTTTAAATATGACAAAAACTAGAATGCGCAGAGCAGTTAAGAAACTGGGTAAACAAAAGATAAAAGTAACAGATATAAGAGTAAATAATCAAGCTTTAGTAACTGATGAGAATCAAGCAAGGGTAAACTTTCTAAAATCTCTATACAGTCTACGTATGAATTTAAGTGGTGTTGCTAAGAATCTTAATGGATATGGGTATAAATATCAAAATTTCAATGAGATAATCAGAGAGATAAAGAATGTTATAAAGAGTAACAATTTAGATATTGATTTCCTGCAATGTCCAACATTTAAAGTTGTGGGAAATAATACAATTAATGTTATTACAACAACATTTTACAGTCCAAGTAGTGGGTATAGCGAGTCATTTGATACTCCAATTTACACAGAAGAATTTTCTTCTCTAGGGGCAAAGAATCAAAATACTTTATCGCAACTTGTAGGTTCATGCATAACATATCATAAAAGATATGCTCTTGTAGGATACCTATCAATAGAGAGTGAAGTTGACACCGATGCTAGTTCATTGGAGCATATTCAAGGAGCTAATGAGGAATTAGCCAGTAGTGTAAATGTTCCACTTGTAAATTCTCTAAAGAGAGATAAAACTGTTAATACTAAAAGAGTAACTAAAGGTGAAACAAAACAGCCACCTGTAAGTCACAAATCTGTAACTAGTCTTGATAAGCTGCCTAAACGTATACCCGTTAAGTATCATTATTACAAAAATTTACTTCAAGCATCTAAAAGAATGCATTCGGTATTAGATCATACACCTTTTGATAGTTTAGAAACAATAGATAAGTTTTTACTGCAATTAAATAATGCTGATGATTCGAGTATACTTGAGTTTTTTGAAACTAAACCAGAGCTTAAGACTATAGATTATTGGAGAGATCTTATAAATAGTTATTTAAAGAGAACAAAGTCTGATCCAGAAGTAATTGAAGGTTTTTCTAAATTTTTAGCCTGCAGAGAGTCAAAATATGGCCAGAGTCCACTCAAATTATTTGGATATATAGCTAGTGATGATAATTTTGGATATCTATGTAATAATTAAGTATAATCTCTATTCCATTTAAAGAGAGGCCTTAAGATAAAAACCTCTCTTTTTTATTTAATTTTGTAATTTTGAATATTTCCTATACACCATTTGGACAATGGGTTTAGTTATACTGATATATTCTTGAAACAAATTGATGTTAAACATTAAATTATCAATTGTACTCTCATATTTCAGTGTTGATGCGTCAAAATAAGTAAACTTAGGATACTTTGGGTCATTAACCTTTTTCTTTGTTCTAGTTAAGAATACTTGTAAGTACATAACATAATCAGATAACTTAGCTTCATAGACACTAAGTTCTTTAATAGTGTGTGTTTTAGGTGGTGTTGGTTCTTCAGTTAGTGATGCTATGGATGTACATGAGAGAATAAGTGTTGAGAGGGTCAATTTTATAAATTTGCTCAAATTATGCCTCCTTTAACATTTTGATGTAAGTACTCATTATCTTGTTACGTTTAGCTCTAAGTTGAGATGTGTATTTTGAAAGCTCATCAGAGTCAATAGAATTTTCTATAATTTCAATGTTAATCCTTAGTATCTCCTCAATTTCAGAAAGTAGTTTAATAGCCTCCCTCCCTTCCATTTGGTATATGCTAGCCTCATATAGAGCGTAAAAATAATTAACCACTTTAGTAAAAATGTTGATGTAAGTAGCAGTATTTTTCCCGTGATGATTATTTTTAATAATTTCGGTAAAGTTATTTAAAATATCAACACTTAATTTAGCAGTGCTTAATTTCATAAATCCTCCCCTTTATCTGTGTCTCCTTTTTGTGTTTTTATCTTACTAGCTAAAATAGTTAGTATATCTTTAATTGCTGGCTTGAAAATCAGCCCAAGACTTAAGATAAATGCAGCAATAATAACTAACTTAACTTCATTGATGTTAATTAGTTGAAGTAAAAAATTTAATAAATTATTATCAAGTTCATTCAATTTGTCTCTCCTTTAATTTAATTTGGTAGATACAACTATATATCAATATAGCAAAAACTAAGGTAAAAAATACAAATAAAAAATTATAGCTTCACAAGTAAAGGAGAGC is from Borrelia puertoricensis and encodes:
- a CDS encoding BlyB family putative holin accessory protein; amino-acid sequence: MKLSTAKLSVDILNNFTEIIKNNHHGKNTATYINIFTKVVNYFYALYEASIYQMEGREAIKLLSEIEEILRINIEIIENSIDSDELSKYTSQLRAKRNKIMSTYIKMLKEA
- a CDS encoding ERF family protein produces the protein MTKTRMRRAVKKLGKQKIKVTDIRVNNQALVTDENQARVNFLKSLYSLRMNLSGVAKNLNGYGYKYQNFNEIIREIKNVIKSNNLDIDFLQCPTFKVVGNNTINVITTTFYSPSSGYSESFDTPIYTEEFSSLGAKNQNTLSQLVGSCITYHKRYALVGYLSIESEVDTDASSLEHIQGANEELASSVNVPLVNSLKRDKTVNTKRVTKGETKQPPVSHKSVTSLDKLPKRIPVKYHYYKNLLQASKRMHSVLDHTPFDSLETIDKFLLQLNNADDSSILEFFETKPELKTIDYWRDLINSYLKRTKSDPEVIEGFSKFLACRESKYGQSPLKLFGYIASDDNFGYLCNN
- a CDS encoding BlyA family holin, whose amino-acid sequence is MNELDNNLLNFLLQLININEVKLVIIAAFILSLGLIFKPAIKDILTILASKIKTQKGDTDKGEDL
- a CDS encoding BBA14 family lipoprotein, with translation MSKFIKLTLSTLILSCTSIASLTEEPTPPKTHTIKELSVYEAKLSDYVMYLQVFLTRTKKKVNDPKYPKFTYFDASTLKYESTIDNLMFNINLFQEYISITKPIVQMVYRKYSKLQN